From Anopheles coluzzii chromosome 3, AcolN3, whole genome shotgun sequence, the proteins below share one genomic window:
- the LOC120955535 gene encoding myosin-VIIa gives MVIVTRGDYIWIEPVSGREFDVAIGARVISAEGRRIQVRDDDGNEQWLTPERRIKAMHASSVQGVEDMISLGDLHEAGILRNLLIRYNENLIYTYTGSILVAVNPYQILPIYTADQIKLYKERKIGELPPHIFAIGDNSYAHMRRYGQDQCIVISGESGAGKTESTKLILQYLAAISGKHSWIEQQILEANPILEAFGNAKTVRNDNSSRFGKYIDIHFNSAGVIEGAKIEQYLLEKSRIVSQNADERNYHIFYCLLAGLSPEEKRRLDLGQASDYRYLTGGGCIRCDGRNDAAEFADIRSAMKVLCFSDHEIWEILKLLAALLHTGNIKYNATVIDNLDATEIPEHINVERVANLLEVPLQPFIDALTRKTLFAHGETVVSTLSRDQSMDVRDAFVKGIYGRLFVLIVKKINQAIYKPKSSTRSAIGVLDIFGFENFDHNSFEQFCINFANENLQQFFVQHIFKLEQEEYNHESINWQHIEFVDNQDALDLIAIKQLNIMALIDEESKFPKGTDQTMLAKLHKTHGTHRNYLKPKSDINTSFGLNHFAGVVFYDTRGFLEKNRDTFSADLLQLISSSTNKFLQLVFAEDIGMGAETRKRTPTLSTQFKKSLDSLMKTLSQCQPFFIRCIKPNELKKPMMFDRALCCRQLRYSGMMETIRIRRAGYPIRHNFRDFVERYRFLINGIPPAHRTDCRMATSKICATVLGRSDYQLGHTKVFLKDAHDLFLEQERDRVLTRKILILQRSIRGWVYRRRFLRMRQAAITIQKYWKGYAQRQRYKKMRIGYMRLQALIRSRVLSHRFRHLRGHIVRLQARIRGYLVRREYGHKMWAVIKIQSHVRRMIAMKRYHKLKLEYRRHHEALRLRRMEEEELKHQGNKRAKEIAEQHYRDRLNEMERKEIEIELEERRRVEVKKNIINDAARKADEPVDDSKLVEAMFDFLPDSSSEAPTPHGGRETSVFNDLPVNAGSHDDIIGPIHTISEDEEDLSEFKFQKFAATYFQGNITHYYSRKPLKHPLLPLHTQGDQLAAQALWITILRFTGDLPEPRYHTMDRDNTSVMSKVTATLGRNFIRSKEFQEAQMMGLDPEAFLKQKPRSIRHKLVSLTLKRKNKLGEDVRRRLQDEEYTADSYQSWLESRPTSNLEKLHFIIGHGILRAELRDEIYCQICKQLTNNPSKSSHARGWILLSLCVGCFAPSEKFVNYLRSFIREGPPGYAPYCEERLKRTFNNGTRNQPPSWLELQATKSKKPIMLPITFMDGNTKTLLADSATTARELCNQLSDKITLKDQFGFSLYIALFDKVSSLGSGGDHVMDAISQCEQYAKEQGAQERNAPWRLFFRKEIFAPWHNPIEDQVATNLIYQQVVRGVKFGEYRCDKEEDLAMIAAQQYYIEYSTDMSMDRLYTLLPNFIPDYCLTGIEKAIDRWAALVLTAYKKSYYLKDKAAALKVKEDVVSYAKYKWPLLFSRFYEAYRNSGPNLPKNDVIIAVNWTGVYVVDDQEQVLLELSFPEITAVSSQKTNKVFTQTFSLSTVRNEEFTFQSPNAEDIRDLVVYFLEGLKKRSKYVIALQDYKAPGEGTSFLSFLKGDLIILEDESTGETVLNSGWCIGCCERTQERGDFPAEIVYVLPTLTKPPPDILALFSVEDAHHGKRLNSVHSNGSTEGRDRPHSLAEYSLDHFRPPPKRTMSKALSTLSSKGRGGDELWRYSREPLKQPLLKKLLAKEELSEESCLAFIAIMKYMGDLPSKRPRIGNEITDHIFDGPLKHEILRDEIYCQLMKQLTDNRNRLSEERGWELMWLSTGLFACSQQLLKELTLFLRTRRHPISQDSLHRLQKTIRNGQRKYPPHQVEVEAIQHKTTQIFHKVYFPDDTDEAFEVDSSTRAKDFCHNISQRLNLRSSEGFSLFVKIADKVISVPEGDFFFDFVRHLTDWIKKARPTRDGSNPQFTYQVFFMKKLWTNTVPGKDKNADLIFHYHQELPKLLRGYHKCSKEEAIKLAALVYRVRFGESKQELQAIPQMLRELIPSDLIKLQNVNDWKRSIVAAYNQDAGMSPEDAKITFLKIVYRWPTFGSAFFEVKQTTEPNYPEMLLIAINKHGVSLIHPTSKDILVTHPFTRISNWSSGNTYFHMTIGNLVRGSKLLCETSLGYKMDDLLTSYISLMLTNMNKQRTIRVK, from the exons ATGGTTATCGTTACACGG GGTGATTATATTTGGATCGAGCCCGTGTCCGGACGAGAGTTCGATGTAGCGATCGGGGCTCGTGTAATCTCAGCGGAGGGTCGTCGGATTCAGGTgcgcgacgacgacggcaacGAGCAATGGCTGACGCCGGAGCGACGCATCAAGGCGATGCACGCCTCCTCGGTGCAGGGCGTCGAGGATATGATATCTCTGGGCGATCTTCACGAGGCAGGCATTCTGCGGAACCTGCTCATCCGATACAACGAAAATCTGATCTAT ACATATACCGGTTCGATTCTGGTCGCCGTCAACCCGTACCAGATACTGCCGATTTACACCGCCGACCAGATCAAGCTGTACAAGGAGCGCAAAATCGGCGAGTTGCCACCGCACATCTTCGCGATCGGCGACAACTCGTACGCGCACATGCGCCGGTACGGCCAGGATCAGTGCATCGTCATCTCGGGCGAGTCGGGCGCCGGCAAGACGGAAAGTACAAAGCTGATCCTGCAGTATCTGGCCGCGATCAGTGGCAAACACTCCTGGATCGAGCAGCAGATACTGGAAGCGAACCCGATCCTGGAAGCGTTCGGCAATGCGAAAACGGTCCGCAACGATAACTCGTCCCGGTTCGGCAAGTACATCGACATCCACTTCAACAGTGCGGGTGTGATCGAGGGCGCCAAGATCGAGCAGTACCTGCTGGAGAAGTCGCGCATCGTGTCGCAGAATGCGGACGAGCGGAACTATCACATCTTCTACTGTCTGCTGGCGGGACTGTCACCAGAGGAGAAGCGTCGCCTAGATCTGGGACAGGCGTCCGACTATCGGTACCTGACCGGAGGCGGTTGTATCCGGTGCGACGGACGCAACGATGCGGCCGAGTTTGCCGACATACGGTCGGCGATGAAGGTGCTGTGCTTTTCCGATCACGAGATTTGGGAAATCTTGAAGCTGCTTGCCGCGCTGCTGCACACCGGCAACATCAAGTACAACGCGACCGTGATCGACAATCTGGACGCGACGGAAATCCCGGAGCACATCAACGTGGAGCGGGTGGCGAACCTGCTCGAGGTGCCGCTGCAACCGTTCATCGATGCGCTGACGCGCAAAACGCTGTTCGCGCACGGCGAAACGGTCGTGTCGACGCTGTCCCGCGACCAGTCGATGGACGTGCGGGACGCGTTCGTGAAGGGCATCTACGGGCGGCTGTTTGTGCTGATCGTGAAGAAGATCAATCAGGCCATCTACAAGCCGAAGTCGTCGACGCGCAGTGCCATCGGTGTGCTGGACATCTTCGGGTTCGAGAACTTCGACCACAACAGCTTCGAGCAGTTTTGCATCAACTTTGCGAACGAGAACCTGCAGCAGTTCTTCGTGCAGCACATCTTCAAGCTGGAGCAGGAGGAGTACAACCACGAGAGCATCAACTGGCAGCACATTGAGTTTGTGGACAATCAGGACGCGCTGGATCTGATTGCGATCAAGCAGCTGAACATTATGGCGCTGATCGACGAGGAGAGTAAGTTCCCGAAGGGGACGGATCAGACGATGTTGGCGAAGCTGCACAAAACGCATGGGACGCATCGGAACTATCTGAAGCCCAAGTCGGACATTAATACGAGCTTCGGGTTGAACCATTTTGCCGGGGTGGTGTTTTATGACACGCGCGGGTTTTTGGAGAAGAACCGTGACACGTTTAGTGCCGATCTGCTGCAGCTGATTTCGAGCTCGACGAATAAATTCCTGCAGCTGGTGTTTGCGGAGGACATTGGAATGGGGGCGGAAACACGCAAGCGTACGCCGACACTTTCCACGCAGTTCAAGAAGAGTCTGGATTCGCTGATGAAAACGCTCAGCCAGTGTCAACCGTTCTTCATACGGTGCATTAAGCCGAACGAGCTGAAGAAGCCGATGATGTTCGATCGGGCATTGTGCTGCAGGCAGCTGCGCTACTCCGGCATGATGGAGACGATTCGCATTCGACGCGCCGGCTATCCGATACGGCACAACTTCCGCGACTTTGTCGAGCGGTACCGGTTTCTGATCAATGGCATACCGCCGGCCCACCGGACGGACTGCCGGATGGCAACGTCGAAGATCTGTGCGACTGTGTTGGGCCGGTCCGACTATCAGCTGGGGCACACGAAGGTATTCCTGAAGGATGCGCACGATCTGTTCCTCGAGCAGGAGCGTGATCGGGTGCTGACGCGCAAGATCCTCATCCTGCAGCGTTCGATCCGGGGTTGGGTGTATCGACGTCGGTTCCTGCGGATGCGTCAGGCAGCGATCACGATCCAGAAGTACTGGAAGGGGTACGCACAGCGCCAGCGCTACAAGAAGATGCGCATCGGGTACATGCGGCTGCAGGCGTTGATCCGCTCGCGTGTACTGAGCCACCGGTTCCGCCATCTGCGGGGGCACATTGTGCGGCTGCAGGCACGCATCCGCGGGTACTTGGTGCGGCGTGAGTACGGCCACAAGATGTGGGCGGTGATCAAGATCCAGTCGCACGTGCGGCGCATGATCGCGATGAAGCGCTACCACAAGCTGAAGCTCGAGTATCGGCGCCACCACGAGGCGCTGCGGTTGCGCCGCATGGAGGAGGAAGAGCTGAAGCATCAGGGTAACAAGCGGGCGAAGGAGATAGCGGAGCAGCACTATCGCGATCGGTTGAACGAGATGGAGCGGAAGGAGATTGAGATCGAGCTGGAGGAGCGGCGCCGGGTTGAGGTGAAGAAGAACATTATCAACGATGCGGCCCGAAAGGCGGACGAACCGGTCGACGATAGCAAGCTGGTGGAGGCGATGTTTGACTTTCTGCCCGATTCGAGCAGTGAGGCGCCGACACCGCACGGTGGCCGGGAAACGTCCGTGTTTAACGATCTGCCGGTGAATGCGGGCAGCCATGATGATATTATTGGCCCGATACACACCATCtcggaggacgaggaggattTGAGCGAGTTCAAGTTCCAGAAGTTTGCGGCCACCTACTTCCAGGGGAATATTACGCACTACTACTCGCGGAAGCCGCTGAAGCATCCGCTGCTACCGCTGCACACGCAGGGCGATCAGCTGGCGGCGCAGGCACTGTGGATTACGATTTTGCGCTTTACGGGGGATCTGCCGGAGCCGCGGTATCACACGATGGATCGCGATAACACGTCCGTAATGTCGAAGGTGACGGCCACGCTGGGGCGTAACTTTATCCGCAGCAAAGAGTTCCAGGAAGCGCAGATGATGGGGCTGGATCCGGAGGCGTTCCTGAAGCAGAAGCCGCGCTCGATTCGCCACAAGCTGGTATCGCTGACGCTGAAGCGGAAGAATAAGCTGGGTGAGGATGTGCGCCGTCGGCTGCAGGATGAGGAGTATACGGCGGATAGTTATCAGTCGTGGTTGGAGTCACGCCCCACGTCCAACTTGGAGAAGCTACACTTTATCATTGGGCATGGTATTCTGAGGGCGGAGTTGCGCGATGAGATCTACTGTCAGATCTGCAAGCAGCTCACGAACAATCCTTCCAAGTCATCGCACGCTCGGGGTTGGATCTTGCTGTCGCTGTGTGTCGGTTGCTTTGCACCGTCGGAGAAGTTTGTCAACTATCTGCGGTCGTTCATTCGCGAAGGTCCACCGGGCTATGCGCCGTACTGTGAGGAGCGATTGAAGCGTACGTTTAACAACGGTACCCGCAATCAACCTCCCTCGTGGTTGGAGCTGCAGGCTACCAAGTCGAAAAAACCGATCATGCTACCGATCACGTTTATGGACGGTAACACCAAGACACTGCTGGCGGACTCGGCCACCACGGCACGGGAGCTGTGCAATCAATTGTCCGACAAGATTACGCTGAAAGATCAGTTTGGCTTTTCGCTCTACATTGCACTGTTCGATAAGGTGTCGTCGCTTGGTAGTGGCGGTGATCACGTGATGGATGCCATCTCCCAGTGTGAACAGTACGCGAAGGAGCAGGGTGCTCAGGAACGGAACGCACCGTGGCGGCTGTTCTTCCGCAAGGAAATCTTTGCCCCGTGGCACAACCCGATCGAGGATCAGGTGGCGACGAACCTGATCTACCAGCAGGTCGTGCGGGGCGTCAAGTTCGGCGAGTATCGGTGCGACAAGGAGGAGGATCTGGCGATGATTGCCGCCCAGCAGTACTACATCGAGTACAGTACGGACATGTCGATGGATCGGCTGTACACGCTGCTGCCCAACTTCATACCGGACTACTGCTTGACCGGGATCGAGAAGGCGATCGACCGTTGGGCGGCACTCGTGCTGACCGCGTACAAGAAGAGCTACTATCTGAAGGATAAGGCGGCCGCGCTGAAGGTGAAGGAGGACGTGGTGAGCTACGCGAAGTACAAGTGGCCGCTGCTGTTTTCGCGCTTCTATGAAGCATACAG AAACTCTGGTCCAAATTTGCCGAAGAATGACGTCATCATTGCAGTCAACTGGACGGGGGTGTACGTGGTGGACGATCAGGAGCAGGTGCTGCTGGAACTGTCCTTCCCCGAGATTACGGCCGTCTCGAGTCAAAAGACGAACAAGGTGTTTACGCAGACGTTCTCGCTGTCGACGGTGCGGAACGAGGAGTTCACCTTCCAGAGCCCGAACGCGGAGGATATAAGGGATCTGGTCGTGTACTTCTTGGAGGGATTGAAGAAACG CTCAAAGTATGTGATAGCACTGCAAGACTACAAGGCACCTGGTGAGGGGACCAGCTTCCTGTCCTTCCTGAAGGGTGATTTGATTATACTAGAGGACGAAAGCACTGGCGAGACGGTACTGAACTCTGGATGGTGTATAG GATGCTGTGAGCGAACGCAAGAGCGCGGTGACTTCCCAGCAGAGATCGTCTACGTTCTGCCCACGCTCACAAAGCCTCCACCGGACATACTGGCCCTGTTTAGCGTTGAAGATGCCCATCACGGCAAGCGCCTGAACTCGGTCCACTCGAACGGCAGCACCGAAGGACGCGATCGTCCGCACAGTTTAGCCGAATACTCGCTCGATCACTTCCGACCGCCGCCCAAGCGCACCATGTCGAAAGCGCTCAGCACACTCAGCTCCAAGGGCCGCGGTGGCGATGAACTGTGGCGCTACTCGCGCGAACCCCTCAAGCAACCGCTGCTGAAGAAGCTTCTCGCCAAGGAGGAGCTGTCCGAAGAGTCCTGCCTAGCGTTCATTGCCATCATGAAGTACATGGGAGATCTGCCATCGAAGCGACCGCGCATCGGCAACGAGATCACCGATCACATCTTCGACGGCCCTCTGAAGCACGAGATACTGCGCGACGAGATCTACTGCCAGCTGATGAAGCAGCTGACCGACAACCGGAACCGGCTGTCGGAGGAACGTGGCTGGGAGCTGATGTGGCTCTCGACTGGGCTGTTTGCGTGCAGCCAGCAGCTGCTGAAAGAGCTGACCCTCTTCCTGCGCACCCGCCGTCACCCGATATCGCAGGACTCGCTGCACCGGCTGCAGAAGACGATCCGGAACGGGCAGCGCAAGTACCCGCCGCACCAGGTCGAGGTGGAAGCGATCCAGCACAAGACGACGCAGATCTTCCACAAGGTGTACTTCCCGGACGACACGGACGAAGCGTTCGAGGTGGATTCATCGACCCGGGCGAAAGACTTTTGCCACAACATCTCGCAGCGGCTGAACCTGCGCTCGAGCGAGGGCTTCAGCCTGTTCGTGAAGATCGCCGACAAGGTAATCTCAGTGCCAGAGGGAGACTTCTTCTTCGACTTTGTGCGCCATCTGACGGACTGGATCAAGAAGGCGCGGCCGACGCGGGACGGCTCGAACCCGCAGTTCACGTACCAGGTGTTCTTCATGAAGAAGCTGTGGACGAACACGGTGCCGGGGAAGGACAAGAATGCGGACCTGATCTTCCATTATCATCAGGAGCTGCCGAAGCTGCTGCGCGGGTACCACAAGTGCTCGAAGGAGGAGGCGATCAAGCTGGCGGCGCTGGTGTATCGAGTACGGTTCGGGGAGAGTAAACAGGAGCTGCAAGCAATACC ACAAATGCTTCGCGAGCTGATACCGTCCGACCTGATCAAGCTGCAGAACGTGAACGACTGGAAGCGATCGATCGTGGCGGCGTACAATCAGGATGCCGGTATGTCACCGGAGGATGCCAAAATTACCTTCCTGAAGATCGTGTACAG ATGGCCAACGTTTGGTTCGGCATTCTTCGAGGTAAAGCAGACGACCGAGCCGAACTATCCGGAGATGTTGCTGATCGCGATCAACAAGCACGGCGTTAGCTTAATACATCCCACGTCCAAG GACATCTTGGTAACGCATCCGTTCACGCGCATCTCGAACTGGTCCTCCGGCAACACCTACTTCCACATGACGATCGGCAATCTGGTGCGCGGCTCGAAGCTGCTGTGCGAAACCTCTCTCGGCTACAAGATGGACGATCTGCTCACGTCCTACATTTCGCTCATGCTGACCAACATGAACAAGCAGCGCACGATTCGTGTCAAGtaa
- the LOC120955537 gene encoding uncharacterized protein LOC120955537 — protein sequence MQRLKLIRNPTQQQQQQQQKPAASKLTKSNSIAPAHCPQPDCDQILLASNFLQHYLRDHSHLNFIAIEDRETMLFQFEESAFPLNEPFCLGILAYGGREPCRPENRPAAVGYATENQFLPQQYKYLKDFLPVLVMGCRTTRFQEEVAVEVHQQGEERNVSLVFWLLTMSTSVPLLGYLSVSDVLLRHRRRSMVKLRELTNSSSEFPGIGCLSKEWNLLQLQRKEIDVLSHGGTSLIKLEVMIDGPC from the coding sequence ATGCAACGATTAAAGCTAATTCGAAACCccactcaacaacaacaacaacaacaacagaaaccaGCAGCTTCCAAACTAACGAAATCGAACTCAATCGCACCGGCACACTGTCCCCAGCCGGACTGCGACCAGATCCTGCTGGCATCGAACTTCCTGCAGCACTATCTGCGCGACCATTCACACCTTAACTTCATTGCCATTGAAGACCGCGAAACGATGCTGTTTCAGTTCGAGGAAAGTGCCTTTCCGCTGAACGAACCGTTCTGTCTCGGTATTCTGGCGTACGGGGGGCGTGAACCCTGCCGGCCGGAAAACAGACCCGCCGCGGTGGGCTACGCAACGGAGAATCAATTTCTCCCACAGCAGTACAAATATCTGAAGGACTTTCTGCCGGTGCTGGTGATGGGTTGCCGCACGACACGGTTTCAAGAGGAGGTGGCGGTAGAAGTGCATCAGCAGGGTGAAGAACGGAATGTTTCGTTAGTGTTTTGGCTGCTGACGATGAGCACAAGCGTTCCGTTGCTTGGGTATTTGTCCGTGAGCGATGTGCTGTTGCGCCATCGGCGAAGAAGTATGGTGAAGTTGCGCGAGCTGACGAACTCGAGCTCGGAATTTCCGGGCATCGGTTGTCTGTCGAAGGAATGGaacctgctgcagctgcagcggaAGGAAATTGATGTTCTATCGCACGGAGGGACATCGTTGATAAAGCTGGAAGTCATGATTGATGGACCATGTtag